From Candidatus Methylomirabilis sp., the proteins below share one genomic window:
- a CDS encoding KH domain-containing protein yields MLKELVEYLARALVEDPTEVSVEAVEDEKITTLRLKVAPSDLGRVIGKQGRTARAMRTLLHATAAKARRRAVLEIVE; encoded by the coding sequence GTGTTGAAGGAGCTGGTCGAGTACCTCGCGAGGGCGCTGGTGGAAGATCCCACGGAGGTGAGCGTGGAGGCCGTGGAGGACGAGAAGATCACCACGCTCAGGCTGAAGGTGGCGCCGTCGGATCTCGGCCGGGTCATCGGGAAGCAGGGTCGGACGGCGCGGGCAATGCGAACCCTGCTGCACGCCACCGCGGCCAAGGCGCGCCGACGCGCCGTCCTGGAGATCGTGGAATAG
- the rpsP gene encoding 30S ribosomal protein S16, whose amino-acid sequence MAVRMRLMRMGAKKRPFYRVVVADSRMPRDGRFLEALGTWDPQAKAGKGAALTLDADKALAWLRKGAQPTDTVRELLSSAGVLKKFAELKTGKATA is encoded by the coding sequence ATGGCCGTACGGATGCGGTTGATGCGGATGGGCGCCAAGAAGCGCCCCTTCTATCGGGTCGTGGTGGCGGACTCCCGGATGCCCCGGGACGGCCGCTTCCTGGAAGCGCTGGGGACCTGGGATCCTCAGGCGAAGGCGGGGAAGGGGGCGGCACTCACTCTGGATGCGGACAAGGCGCTGGCCTGGCTCAGGAAGGGGGCGCAGCCCACGGACACGGTCCGGGAACTCCTCTCGAGCGCTGGGGTCTTGAAGAAGTTCGCCGAGCTCAAGACCGGGAAGGCGACCGCTTGA
- the rimM gene encoding ribosome maturation factor RimM (Essential for efficient processing of 16S rRNA) — protein sequence MGRVIRPHGLRGEVAIQLETDVAACIAPGRVLRAGREGAAPGPLTVQGSRVDRSRATVQFEEVRTREEAEALVGAVLTLPRSEAPPLPEGSFYQVDLVGLRVETGEGEPLGDVAGILETGGVDVLVVRRGGGEWLLPAARAFVLAVDLPGRRLVVRLPEGLANAEAV from the coding sequence GTGGGGCGGGTGATTCGGCCCCACGGGCTCCGGGGGGAGGTGGCGATTCAGCTGGAGACGGACGTGGCCGCCTGCATCGCCCCCGGCCGCGTGTTACGCGCGGGACGGGAGGGCGCGGCGCCGGGCCCGCTCACGGTGCAGGGCTCCCGGGTGGATCGCTCCCGGGCCACGGTGCAGTTCGAGGAGGTCCGGACGCGGGAGGAAGCGGAGGCGCTGGTCGGGGCGGTGCTCACGCTGCCCCGGAGCGAGGCCCCGCCCCTCCCCGAGGGGAGCTTCTACCAGGTGGACCTGGTGGGGCTCCGGGTGGAGACGGGGGAGGGGGAGCCGCTGGGAGACGTGGCGGGGATTCTGGAGACGGGGGGAGTGGACGTCCTCGTCGTCCGGCGCGGCGGCGGCGAGTGGCTGCTGCCCGCGGCCCGCGCCTTTGTGCTCGCGGTGGACCTCCCGGGCAGGCGCCTGGTGGTCCGACTCCCGGAGGGCCTGGCCAACGCCGAAGCGGTATGA